TCCAGGCCACCACCTCCAGGAAGCCCTGCCTGTCCTCAGCTGCCCCCACATAGCTGTCCCATGTCCCTTTCCAGGCTTGGATTTCCAGGAACGCTCTTCTGTCTCTAAAACTTCCCCTCCAGATGTTTATCTGCAGTGGGCATGGGGACATGAGGCAATTTCCCCTGGAACATGTATCACCAGATGTGGGGAGCAGAGGCCAGAATGGGGTCAGGTGCCCATGTGTGGGCAGCTTGTGGTGAAAGCATGatactccaccccaccccacccccttacAGTCCAGGACAAGAAACAAGTACCCCCCTGCCTCAGCGGTCCAGGGTATGAGCATACCTCCCTTCCTGACTCCACTCTGGGAGCACTGGGCAGTGAGCTGCTGGGCTGTAGGTGAGCACTTGGGTGGGGTTCTGCCTGAAGAATTTCCCTGAGTAGGCTAGCATCGGGAGGGACACCGAGCGCAGCGAACAGCTGATCAAGGGGATGTATACAAGCTGAGCCTCATCAGGCCCGGGGGTGAGAGGGAAAGGAAGTCATGCAATGTCCCCAACCGATACCCAAGTCCCTCAGACtgctggtggagacaggagaaatcAGGcttggtggggatggggggcgggggtaCCTGGCCGCACCTGGATAGATGATTTCCCCTGAGGCATGGAGGATGGCGGGCTCGTGGACAAAGCCTGGCTGTACAGGAGCTCTGAGATGGACAGCCGCCTGCCTCTTCATGCTACCCCACACTCTAGGTGGAAAACTAAGGTGCTCTTTATTTGGGTGAGACCGGGTGGCCGGGTGGCAGCCCCAGCCACTAGTAGCCAGCCAGCTGGAGGACAGTGGGGTAGCGGTTGCGGTGAGCCATGCACTTCTGGCGGTCGATGAAGAGGCTGTTGGTCTTGACGGCAATGTCCTTCTCCAAGCTCATGCGTGTGTCCTCCAGGTTCCGAAGGGCCTGCTCCGCGTCCTGAAGCTTCTCCTTCAGCGCGTTGAGGGACATGGTCAGCTCCTCCACCTCACTCAGCAACCTGCAGCGAGGGAATGGTGAGTCAGGGGAGAGACAAGGGAAGGGGCAATGATGCTACAGAGGACCCCAAAAGGCTTACAGGGACCCCACCAAATTGGCTATAGTGTTGCGAAATCACTGGGAACCTGGTGTGGGTTGTGAAGGGTCCTCATCTGCAGCCCAAAGGGGCCTCCTCCCTCAGCTGCgctggagcagggagagagagtctTGAAACACTGCCCCCTTGTGGTGAAAATGAGCAACGGCGGCCTGAACCTGATGACCCTGATATTTCTGGACAGGAACCACCCTTGAATCCTTGATTTCCAGAACAAAACTACGGTCAaagaaggaggaagcagacagACGCTTATGCTTAGAAGGGCATCCTAGCACCAGCTAGATGAGGGAAATAAAAGGCATAACCCACCATGCCTGCAGGGAGGTGCATGGAACCCAGGATTACACCAGGGGTAAAGGGGTGGGTGGTGGCCATTCCGTGTGGCCTCAGGAGTCTGGGTTGTCAGACTCTAGGCTCCTCCCAGGAGGGTGAGGCACCCCAGCGTGGCACAGGACCCTGTGTTGTACCTGACACGCAGCCCTCTCCCGGGTccgctctccccccaccccaacacgcCCAAGCCTCATGTCTGCCCATGGATGGGAGTCTGGCGCTGTGGGAGGGCCTCAGGATAGCCTCCAGGTCTGAGGAAACTTGAAGAGGCTCCAAGACGACCCTAGCTACCCAGGGCTGCTCCGGCAGCCAGCGGGCAGTACCTGAACTGGGCGGCGTCCCGGCACAGCTCCACATTGGGCCTGTGCGACCGCTGATACAGGCGAGTCTGGGCCACACGCAGCGGGGCCTCCTTGTCCTTGATGGCCTGCTTCAAGGCTGCCACCTGGTGCTCCTGGTCCGAGATCTCCCTCAGCGTCTGCACAGGACAACGTGTGAGCCTGAGGCAGGCTGAAGCCTGGAGCCATCGGGCCACCAGCCTGCCCCAGACCCAGCATGGGAGGGAGGGCCGGACTGCTTGCTCCCTTATCTCCTGGCCCTGACTGGAGGAGACATTGCGTCCTGAGTCTGTGTCCAGGGGCAGGCCTGTAGAAGACCTTCGGGGAGTCCTGTGAGTCAGGGCAGGCTGTTTGTCCTCCAGCCCCGGCCACGAAAGTCAGGCTGGGCCACACTGAGAGCCTAGAGCAGGACCCCACAGGCACACCATACCCCCATACCACCTCCCTTCTAAACCCCACAGCGGGCCGCCCCCGCGGGTCAGTCTCCTGGATGGCTGTACCAGTAGGCCACTCCCAAATATAAACCTGCTTTGACATCAGCGTAGGGAGCCCCCAGAGGTGTGGGGATGTCTGCTTCTGGTTGGGCCAGTCACAGAGGGGCCCTTGAAGCCCGGTCGTGACTGAGCATAGAGTAGATAGATAGCAACCCTGGTCCCTGCGGTTCAGGGAATGAGTGAGGGAAGGGCGAGGGCGTTTCCAGGGGAAGGTGGGGTGAGTCCAGATGGGAGTGGGTTTGCCCTAAGCGTGGGATGGGCTTGCGGGCAGGCGTGTCCTGGGTGCGGTCGGACGGGTGGGCGTGTCCAGCGGTGGGCGTGCCCCGCGGGCCCACCTTTTGCAGGTGGTACTGCAGTTTGTGGCGGGCGTCGTCCAGCTCTTCGGAGCGGCGTGAGAAGGCCATGTTCACTGCGTCGCACTGCAGCCTCAGGTCCTCGGCCGTATCCCGCAGGATGCAGTCAATTAACTTCCGAAGGTTAACCGAGGCTAGCCGCTCGCGTTCGGCTCGAAGCAGGATATCCTGAGTAAATCTGGCCCACGTCTCGGGAGTGGAGGCACTGAGGATGGAGGTGCGGCCTGGTCAGGGTGTAGTCACGCAGAGGCTCCGGCACTGCCGGCGATCCCCATTGCACCCTCTATCACATAGACATCCCGAGGCTCTCCCGGGCCTCTGGTGGCGGTTGCTTGCCCTCTGCTGGCCGCGAGCAGAAACGCAGTCCAGGCCACCCACAGGGATTCCAGGGGTTGCAGCAGGCACCAACCCTGTGTGAATGAATTGTGGGTGCCAGCCACTTGGGTAAGGGGCTTCTCGTTTTCCCGCCCCAGCTGCAGACAGAGATTCCCCAGAGAACTGGTCTAGGTCCGCGGGGGCAGGAGTCCTTCCTCAGATTTTGGAAGTAGGGCCAAGAAGGTGACCGGGACAAACGGGCATGCCTAGGAACCTACCTCTCCTCGAACTTGCTGGAGTGCGGGTGGAATTGCACCTCGGTGCTCTCGTTGTTGTAGCGAGCGCAGGTCTCGTCAATGTTGTAGGCCTCTACTTTGTCAGACCAGGCCATCTCACAGGTCTCCTTATGTTCCCGGTTCAGCCTAGAGGGGAGAGGAGGCGCAAAGGCACATGCTGTTCCAGGGAGCATCGGGAAGCGGGTCCCATTCCAGCTTCCGGGGACTCCAGTTCCTGCTCAGGCATCCTTCCGTGGCTAGCAGTGCCCAGGTTCCAGAGCAAGAGTGGACGTAGTTGTGCATGCCCAGCTGAGCAGTGGCTGCCTCGCTGGCTGCGATCCAGAAGCCTTATGACCTCTCCGAGCCCgagtcactgtgcctggctagctgtcctgcctcccacctctgaccagccttggggcagggggcagggttGTCCCTCTGGGGCTGCTGAGACCCACCGTATCTGACCCACGGCTTGTGCGATAGTCCTCTTCAGGAGTTCCTGGATGTTCCTGATGAGCTCAGTTTCCTGGAGAGGAGATAGTCCTTTCTGGGACTGAGGGACTGAGGGACCCAGCAGGAGCCAAGGCATGGGCCTCACCTCCATTGGCTTTTGCCTTTGTCTCCAcccctcttccccacctccacccccaccccccaccccccaaaaaggaGGTATGAGCCTAGCTCTCTGGTGCGAGGTTTATTCTGGGTGGTTTGGGCATGTTGTAAATGAGTGTTTCCTCTAGGGGTATCTTGTGGTTGTTGGGTCACCCATGACAGTTGTCCAGGCTCTGGGGTCATCTCCAGCACGCCACAGTATACTGAGGGGCATTCGCCTTATCTCAGGCCCTAGACCACCTCTGAGGACCCCAAGCCCATAGGAAGTCAGATGCCCTCTGTCCGCTGCCCAGTGCCCACCAAGAATAGGCAGGGAACTCTGTTTCCTTTTACCCCAACATTTTCTGGGTGTCAGGAATCCTTTCACGTGTAAGTCCACATGGGCTATGCTCGCCACTGCCCCATGTCCTCAGTAAGCCACCCATCTCTGTACCACTGACAGTAGCCAAGGCCTGGGGGTATGACAGGGGTTCCCTGAGGTCCCAGCCTGGCTATTTATTTCCCCCATTTTTCATCATGGCCCACAGGCCTAAGCCCACCCCAGGCGGCTCTAGCTCTGAGGGGTTCGGGGTTGTGCAGCATCCAGGCTGAGTGACCCTCTAAGGTCCCCCAAAGCAAGCTGTGCTGGGTTTTGGAAAAAAGATGTCcaaagaagggaggaggtggtatgttttgctttgttttgtttttttaagaatcttgtgatgtagtccagactggcctggaacttgtgatcctgcTCCCTCAGTCTCCCCGACGCTGGGATTCTAAGTGTATTCGAGGAGGAGATCTTAGAAGCGGAGGACTCTGGGCACAAAGAGCAGATGCCATGGTCCTCCACACCCTGTCTCTACCTGCAGCTCTAGCTGGCTTGGCTTTCTACCTTGAGAGCGAATACCAACAACAAGGGGTATGCTGGGACAGGGTACAGCTTACAACAAACGAAAAAGCCGCTCAGGGTCGGAGTTCATGTCTTTGAAATCTTGTAGGCCAGAGGGGATtccaaaagagagaaagtgaCTGGGAAGTCAGGGACTccatgtggtttaaaaaaaaaaaaaaaaaaaaaaaaatcctgtgtctGAAGGGCCAGGAGTCCTGTCTGGGCAGAGCGGGGTAGCATGCACTGTGTGAACCTGAGGCCCCGAGGTGTTTGTATGCGGGCGGGAGCCTGCCTCCGGCTCTGGGCCTGAGCCGCACCTTGAGCAGCTCCACCTCCACGGAGTCCCGCACGAGGTCCGGCTGCTGGCGGCGCTCCCGACACTGTAGGTTGTCAGTGGCGATGGAGAAGAGCACAGAGGTGGCGTCCAAGGCACGCTGCAGCCGCAGCTTCTGGGCCAGCATCAGGTCGGTCTCGTCGGACAGCTCGTCTATCTCTCGCTGCAGCTCTGACTTCCAGCAGTGCATGTCCTCCAGGCGCTCTCCGACCTTGCCTGTGGAGTCCTGCTGGGTGCGCTGGGCCAGCGCCCCGGTCTCGGCGGCCAGCTGCCTGCTCTCATGCCGCTGCCGCTCCGAGTAGTCCCGGTCTGCAAAGGCCTGGTGGTAGCGGGCATAACAGTTCTGAAACCACTCGTCCGTCAGGTATTTGGCTGTGCGGAAGCCAGCGGTGGCCAGGCCCGAGGATGTGTAGGCGCCGGTATTACAGGCCACATCATACTCTTTGTGCGGCAGCTGGCAGGCCTGTATTGACTGTGGGGCTGGCTCCTTGGTCAGGAGCACGTCCGTTTCTGCCATGGTGCCCACTGCCTGACTGAGCAGGAGGGGGGgcagaataaagagagagagtCACTGGGCAGTCGTCCAGGCACGATCAGGGGGGCAGTACTGGTCACTCTGTCCCGAGCAAGGCTCCTGGTTGCTTCAGGAACATTGTATACACCAACTGCCTCCTGTTGCTGGGCAACAGGGTCACTCAAGGGGAGGGGCAGAAATGCCCTCTTAAAgggccaagggctggagagatagcttaaaTAGATACACGtatttgccttacaagaaactgAGTTCCACTCCcagaaaacagatgaaaaaaaagtGGGTGTTattggcacatgcttgtaatcccagctctaacTAGGAAGATAGGAgttcactggccaggcagcccaaCTAGATTTGATGGGTTCcaggcaagtgaaagaccttgtctcaaaaaataagaccGACCAATCATCAtggcaaacacttttttttaaaaaaggatttatttatttattcatttattatgtatacagtgttctgcctataggccagaagagggcaccagatctcattgtagatggttgtgagctgccatgggattgctgggaattgaactcaggacctctggaagagcagtcagtgctcttaaccgctgagcggtctctccagcccatgacaaacacttttaatcccagcactgaggaggcagaggcaggtggatctctgtgagttcaaggccaagcctggtctacagagtgagttccagcctggccaaggctacacagtgaaatcctgtcccaaacaaagcaaaaatcccccaaaacaatgacaacaacaacaggCAAACAACAAATGaaggtggatggtgcctgagaaaTATcacctaaggttgtcctctgaactccgcATGCACACAAGTGCCCACCCACAtatgcacttacatacacacccccacacacaaatgggGCCAAGCAGGCCCCAGCTCACCCCCTCTTCACCCCACTGTGACCCAAGCAGTAGAGACTCAGGATTTATATTCACTAGAGGATCCTGGGGCCAGCCCCAGACTCCACTGGAGTCGTGAAGGGTCCTGAAACCCTGACATCCTATCCTCCTCTTGGGCTCCTCCGTTCTTTCTTGGGATTGCCCTCCATGGCCTGGTCCTGAGCTTGGCTTGGCTCTGCTGGAGCAGGGGGGGAGGAGGCACTGCCCACTTAAAGGGCACTTTAGGGTGAATAAGCAGAGCTGGAGGGGGGTGAGGGGCAGTGGAAGCATGGACAGAACTCTCAGTCCTAGAAGTGGCTCCTCTTCCTGATCTTTCCTCTTCAACACTCCCAATACCCAAGTTACCCCATGATCCCACAACTTGGCCCCATTCTTCATGTGGTCTGAACTCCTCATACATGCCTAGGGGACCAAACACCCACCCTATCTCAGCCTGACCCCATCTGCTCCCAAGGCCACTGTCTAAGGGCTAaggctttcctcttcctcctgtacCCCATAGCTAGACTCACATCCAGGGCCTCCCGGGGATGTGGGCCAGTGTTCTGAAGGGGGTCCATCCACTGGGTGTATCTGGAGTCAAATGTCCTGATCTGCTCAAGAAAGACAAGACAGGCTCTGTTTGGGCAGCTGTCCCCAGGGCACTAGTTAGATAGGAAACTGCTGTCCAACGTGGGCATAAGAAACCCTGGTCTAAGTCAATATCCAATGTGACCAAGAGAGGGCAACATTGACTGCGGAATGTGCTAGCCACCTATTTCCTGACTGTTCTGGCCTGAGTggtctacctcctcttccacctgGCCTTCCCCAGAGGTACCCACATCCTGGATCCTCTCTGAAAGAAATCCACACCCTTAGCCAGCATAGGCTTTCCGGTGAGAACCCCTTCAGTTCTTCCCTCGCCATTGTCTCGCCCTCCGTTCCCAGCCTCAAGAACCTCAGGCTCTCTCTGCTTAACACACAAGCTTGGCTCCACCCCAGGCTTCTGCCCAGGCCGTGCATTCCTAGCACCCTTCCCTGGTGCTCACCCCATAGCATCCGGCCCCTCACTCCATGCTGGCCTGGCCATCTTCTGATAGTGGATCCTGGTGTTTATAACTGAGTGGACAGTATGTGTTTTATACAGGCATGTtgcaggggaggagggcagaagcCATGAGAATTCATAACCAGACCAAGCAAGAGTTGTTGCCCCTCAAGAGCTGGACACCAGGAGCCTTTGGGGGTCAGTGTgaacctccctctctctcttctgtgactcagtttcccagatGGTCGCAGGTGCAGGGCCACCCCAGCATGCCTGTGGTTTCTCCTTAGGCTCATCCCTGATGTGTGGACCCAGGCACTGCAGAGGGAATCTAGCCTTAGCTCGGTGACTACGTGATCTTCAGCTTCAGATTCATGTATGGGGGCACAGCAGGTAGGATGCACCATGGGACCCCCAAGCTAATGAAGAAGACCAGGTCTCAATGTAGGCTCTGCTATGTGAGGATAATCTCCAAAGCAGAGCTTGGACCTCAGTCCCCAGGTTGAGGGGTCAGGACTTGGCAAATGCCTGCAGGCACGGGTTGAGTCTTTCTCCCCATCAGCCACTAGTCTGACCCTCAGTCCAGAGTAAGAGGCATTTATGCTGTGAAGGTGTCAGTGTGTACCCCCCCAGTCTCTCCCCACCCGCCAGGGAGGGGAGGAACACCAGTTATTCCACAAGACTTCCAGGAGACTGACAAGGCAGTCACAACTATACTCAAAGCTGGGGCTACCTGGGGAACAGGCGGGCGAAGCCACAGCGGGGCCCAAACAAACTGAATGGGATGTGTGGCCACAATGGGGGTGGGATACGGAACTGTGCTGAGTAGGGCAGGGGCCCTCTCTGATGTTGTACTTCTTTCCGAGTTGTGCTTGCAGTGGGAAAATTGAGTGGTCCGGGCACATGTGAAAGTTCCCACAGCACAGCTGCAGCGTTCTCTACCTCGGCAGCATTAGGGACCTTGATGGGGCTAGCAGGGCCAAGTCCAGGCCCCCTGCACACAGGGTGGCCTTCGGGGTGCCTAGGAAATAGAGGGACAGTTCTGTGACATAGGACTGAGCGAGAGTGTCCTCTGTACAGATTGCTTTACAAGTTCTAACACCATAAGTGGGATGGATTGGGGCAAAAGGGCCCCCCCATTCTTTTGAGTCTGGCCAGCAGGCCCCCATGGCCAGAGGACGCTCCCTCAGCTCTATCCCCAGCCTGCAAGGTTCTAAATGGGAGGGAAGCCATACAGCCTCATAGCCTCTACCCATGACAAGCACATCTTATGTGTCCCAGGCTGAGATGGGCCCAAGGTCACACTGACATGGTTGGGTCAGCAAAGGAGAGACCACCATATGGCCACCTCACGCACCCTGGCCAGCATCCCCACTTGTTCCTGCCTGGAATGACAGTCCAAGGAGCCATCCCGACTGGAGCAGACCCAGCTGCAGGAGCAGTGGGTGGCACAGTCACATTTCCCAGGCCAGTGGGACATTTTAATTACAGAAGGATCCAAAGTTCCTTGGCATCCCTGAGCCAGTGCCGCAGTGGGCAGATGTCTGTGCTGTACAGGCGAGAAGCACGCAGGAGGAGGCAGCCAAGGACTTCTGGGAAGAAGAGTCCTCAAGTCCAGGTCTGAACAACGATAGGAAAGAGCTATGCAGGATATTGGGGGTGTATCCCTCCTCTGGTGACTCCCTGGACCACCGTGAAagccctgcttcccttcagagaCATCaaagtagtggttctcaatctgtgggtcgcaACTCCTTTGGGGGTCCCATagcagacatcctgcatatcagatatttacattatgattcataacagtagcaaaattacagttatgaagtaacaatgaaatagttttatggttggggggagtcacaacatgaggaactgtattaaagggtcacagcattaagaaggttgagaactggccaggcagtggtggcacacgcctttaatgcc
This Peromyscus leucopus breed LL Stock chromosome 8b, UCI_PerLeu_2.1, whole genome shotgun sequence DNA region includes the following protein-coding sequences:
- the Tekt4 gene encoding tektin-4: MAETDVLLTKEPAPQSIQACQLPHKEYDVACNTGAYTSSGLATAGFRTAKYLTDEWFQNCYARYHQAFADRDYSERQRHESRQLAAETGALAQRTQQDSTGKVGERLEDMHCWKSELQREIDELSDETDLMLAQKLRLQRALDATSVLFSIATDNLQCRERRQQPDLVRDSVEVELLKETELIRNIQELLKRTIAQAVGQIRLNREHKETCEMAWSDKVEAYNIDETCARYNNESTEVQFHPHSSKFEESASTPETWARFTQDILLRAERERLASVNLRKLIDCILRDTAEDLRLQCDAVNMAFSRRSEELDDARHKLQYHLQKTLREISDQEHQVAALKQAIKDKEAPLRVAQTRLYQRSHRPNVELCRDAAQFRLLSEVEELTMSLNALKEKLQDAEQALRNLEDTRMSLEKDIAVKTNSLFIDRQKCMAHRNRYPTVLQLAGY